Part of the Xenopus tropicalis strain Nigerian chromosome 3, UCB_Xtro_10.0, whole genome shotgun sequence genome, cttaccttaattgaggcaagtgaggcctgcagttctttagatgttgttctggggtcttttgtggcctctcggatgagttgtctctgcgctcttggggtaattttggtcggccagccactcctgggaaggttcaccactgttcaatgtttttgccatttgtggataatggctctcactgtggttcgctggagtcccaaagctttagaaatggctttataacctttaccagactgatagatctcaattacttttgttctcatttgttcctgaatttctttggatcttggcatgatgtctagcttttgaggtgcttttggtctacttctctgtcaggtagctcctatttaagtgctttcttgattgaaacaggtgtggcagtaatcaggcctgggggtgactacagaaattgaactcaggtgtgataaaccacagttaagttattttttaacaaggggggcaatcactttttcacacagggccatgtagatttggagttttttttctcccttaataacgtaaaccttcatttaaaaactgcattttgtgttcaattatgttatctttgactaatagttaacggtttttgatgagcagaaacattttgtgtgacaaacatgcaaaagaataagaaatcaggaagggggcaaatagtttttcacaacaCTGTAGATCTGCTAAAAAGGCACAAAAACCCAAATTCATTGCAATGTATCAACTGCTAAAAGGCACAACCCCAAAATGcagtgtagcatttctagcctaatttgTTGTGCTTTAGGTGTCTAaatatgtgaaaataaaatagGTCTGTATCGGTTCAGAACTATGTCCTTAAAGGAACACcaataaatgaaagtgttttaaagtaattaaaatataatgtactgttgccctgcacaggtaaaaccAGTGTGTTTGCAACAAACTGTACTATAGTTTAaatgaataagctgctgtgtagccagggggaagccattaaagctggagaaaaggcacaggttacatagcagataacagataaactctgtagaatatatttgggttttgtctgttatctgctagttaacttgtgccttttctccattaaatggctgcccccatggctacacagcggtgtttatataaactatagtagtctttctgaggcaaacacaccacttTTATACCggtgcaaggcaacagtgcattatgcTGCAATTacttttatgcatttttatgttttggTGTTACGGTTCCTTTAATTCAAACCAGTGGGCTGCCAATTCAAGTAACAGTAGCAAGTATTTTGCCAGCACACTATCTATGGATTTTTCTTTGACTGAATGTGAATGTACTGGATgtgtatttgtttaaatataattttttttggctTTAACTTTCTGGATTTTATCTCAGTGCAAAGACAAGGCAAGCTGCCCTGGAAGGTCTGAAGACTGGGCTGTCTTCCAAGTTACTTTATGATTTTATTATGGAAAGAAGAATGACCCTAACAGATAGCATTGAACGCTGCCTGAAAAAAGGTAATTCATCTACTAGAATGTACTTGTCACTGTACTGAAGTTTTTCAGATTTCAAAGTTTAGTCCCTAAGTCAGGAATAACTGGCTTTAGATATTGCATAAAGTAGGTACTTAAAGTACTTAAacagtacttaaaggaacagtaacaccaaaaaatgaaagtgtataaaagtaactaaaatataatgtgctgctgccctgcactggtaaatgttgtgtttaattcagaaagtctactataatttatataaataagctgctatgtagccatgggggcagccattcaaagcagaaaaggcacaggcacatagcagataacagataaaacactattgtattctacagaacttatctgttatctgctatgtaacctgtgccttttctccttttttccagcttcaatggctggccccgtggctacacagcagcttattatacaaattatagtagagttactgtagcaaacaccagttttaccagtgcagggcaacagtgcattatatttttattactttaaagctctttaattttttggtgttactgttcctttaaaattgggcagttgtaaaggtggccataaacgggccGATAAAAGTTGCCAACTTGGTCCTTCAAGAACAATTTTCAGACAGGCCTTCCAGTTGATGGCTTAATCATGTCTGATGAGGACCTTCTCTGCACATCAATGCAGTCCTCATCCAACAGGCCCCCATGTAGGTCACCAGtgtatgatctgattgtttgatTGTCCCGATTTGGCCCTGCATGTGGGTGGCAAAATCAGGCCCAGGTCTGCTTGtgtggtgaccttgccaaacaggcaggtctggctgtgtatggccacttttagatgAGAACATCTTGCCAGATTTGTTGCCCATAACAAATGGCAAGTATGTCCATACCCACTGAATGAAGCTGTAACTAAAGGATTATTCCTGATTttgagtgcatttttttttatccaagacAATGACTAGCAAAATCGCTTTTAAACTGAAGCTGCTGTAAGTtttgtatttttagttttttaaaagcTCCTCTTGAATTAAAAGCATTTACATGTATAAGACAATTGGCCACTAAGTTAAACAGGGATGCATATATTTGATGGTTGACACAAAGCTTTTATCacttaatattttattcagtacACATTACTAGAGAAAATGGCTTAACACAATTGCCCAAACTATTCAGAATTGAGCATGTGTAAGTTCACAATGTATTCCAGTATAACTCTTACAGTTTAACAgactgaaaatgaaaatttatagAAAGTTTATAAACCAGTTTATTAGACGCCAATACTTGTCATATTTCTTTCCAGGAAAAAGTGAAGAGCAGCAGGTAGCAGCAGCCCTTGCTTGCCTCCTTTGTTGTCAGCTTGGGTCCGGAATTGAAAGTGAGGAAGTGTTCCGAACCATTGCTCCAGTTCTTAAAAGTATTGTTTGTGATAGGAGTGCAAGCACACAAGCACGGCAAGCTGTAAGTATCTGaagcaggattttttttatataaaatttctACTCCTAAAAGGTGAACCTCAAAGAATTTTTATATTTGCCTCCAACTGACTTTTAATTAAGCTTCATCTGTTAATTTGCCTTTTCAGTCTTAAAATGTTGACTGGGTGCTTGGATCACTGATCCAAGCAGCAAAAACTTAATCTATGGCACTGACAGCACCATTCTACATCTTGGAATGCAATTTGCTatatgaaaaaatgcatttttgtagcGGTCTCTATGGCTGATCAGAAGGTTAGGgttcccctctcctattcattttctgtTTGCCTTTGAAACCATTAACTGGCAACAAACGTGTGACCCTAGCAAGCGGACTTAGAAATTTCAAATTAGAGCTGCAGAACAAGTTATATTTAATATCTTTCAAAGTTGCTTTTAAAGTTAATTGCCACCTTTTAAGGCTTTGCGCGGTATTTGTGGTAACAGACCAATAAGACTTTTATAGGTAAACTCTGTACTCATCCAGATATAGGGGGTAAAGTAACCTTAAACTTTTACATATCCATGTTTAGGAACTAAACATGTGTAACACTAAAAATCTTgaatggaaatacatttttaaagttatAACTGCCTAAATATATCCTTTATTTCCTTCAACAGTGTGCTACATATCTTGGACTCTGTTGCTTCGTTGCTACAGATGATATTGAGGTAAATGTCTTGAATAGTAATTTAAGGTAGGAAGACTGCtggctttctcttttttttaattgcctgtCTTATCAGGATTTATATACAACAATGGAGTGCATGGAGAATCTGTTCACAAAGCAATATCATTCAGAGAGTGGAGCCGATAACTGTTCAGCACTTCACATCCAGGCTCTCCAGTCATGGGCCCTTTTGCTGACCATCTGCCATAATAGTGAAGTTAAGAAGAAACTTGACATGTAGGTGAATGTTGGTGAATATGTAACAAATGAACTATATCCCACAGCTCTATGCAATATCATACCTTGCACTAATACCGCATTGAAGGCTTTTGCATTGTTACCTTTCTATAAAGGCCCTTTATATAAGCATGGGTTGATCTCCATTATTTTTCTACTAGAAATAGAGGTGACTGAGTTTATTCTTTTGTGGCTATGGAACTCTTGGTGTGTATATAGGCATAATAGCCATGGCCAGCTAATCAAGACTTTAATGTTTCTTAAGGTTTCTCTTTAGTCTTTACAAAGACTCCATACAAATATACCAGCTGTGGGGAATTGCTCTTTAGGTAGTAGCAGCAGCTGCTTTTACACAGACAAGACGGGTACACAGGGTGTCAAATATATAAATACGCAAGCAAatgtctttgcttgtgtatttCACAAAAGAATTAAAAGTTCACTTGTCCGAACTAGTGAGTAAAGCAAACGGCTGTGTCTTAACTTCGAGGAACCACAGTCCGATTTGGGCAAACAAATACAATACAAGCAAATGTCATTTTTGACATTCACTATGCTCTTGGCAGCAGGTTGCAAATAGCCAGTCCTTGCTACCAGGGAATCCTGCATCTTTATGAACAAATTTCCTCAGTCTCTATAACCAAACAACTTCACTGTTACATGGAATGTTGTACAACACAGCTTGAGTTGCTCACATTTCTCTAATAGGAGAAAATCTACTTCGACTGTACCTTTTAATTGCAGGCAAAGCTAATCAGACCTCTCATCTGAGCAGATACTCTTTTCACAGCCCTCTATCTTGCTTCAAAGAGCATTCTGGGAGGGTACACCTTATGTGAGTTTCCTAGAAATTAAGCtgcacagtatatgtaataaCCTTTTCTAAGAACATGGTGAGGGTGAGTGGCCGCTTTCTAAAGTGTACAGTCCATACTTTCTCCTTGAGCACATAGCAGAGGCAGAgcaggacattttttttttttgcattaggaTTTCCTGTGTGGATGCTTTTGCTTGCCCCATTCTTTATAGGGATATTGACTGTAGCATTTGCTGTGGCTAGAAACTATTTCTGAGGCTGTTTTAAATGAATGCGTGATTAACTGGATATGTTATTTTCAGACATCTCCCTAAGCTTCCACGATTGCTCTCTTGTGGTGATGTGAATATGAGAATTGCTGCTGGGGAGACTCTGGCCCTCTTGTTTGAGTTGGCTCGTGAAGCAGATGCAGTGAGTATATCACAACTTTATGCAATTGCaagttttttactttttattttgatatGGGATAAATCTTATTTATCTTGTACATTCAAAGCATTTGTTTAAAGTGACATTGATATATAATTATGAAATATACCAACATGAAGAAGAAATTTACCTGCAAGGGTGTTTTTATTATGTTTCATAATTGTTTTTTGTGTCTTAACAAATCTATTGCTCATTACAAGTTTGCAAGTCTATTTAGAAATTAGCAGGACTGTCTGAGGACAGTGCTCAGTCTTTACATCTCCATAGAAAGCGTGCCTTGTTTCATCAGATCAGTTATTAGTGAATGATTGGGCTATTCTAGCAAAGGACAAATAAGAAATTGAATATTTGCATAATCCTTACTAGCACCACAAGCTTTTAAACACCTgctatgtttgctttttaaacagtAAGCATTTTCTgtgtaaacacacacacacacgttgcATGCAGTGGTCTGGTATTTAAAACTGCTGTGTGCATATATGATCAGACCACTGCATGCAACAAGGTTTTACTAATTTTCTGTATTCTATGTACTTAAAGTGAATGTGAACTTTCATCTGCAACACACATCACTGATGCATAGTGATGCATGGCTAAATAACTTTGCAGTATGCATTAAATGAGAAGTAAAACTTACCTTTTACTTAGAACTATTGTTCTGTGTTCTCATTTGATTCTATCAGGATTTTTACTTTGAAGATCTGGAACCCTTAACACAAACATTAAAATCTTTGGCTACCGACTGCAATAAACACAGAGCAAAGATAGACAGAAGAAAGCAGAGATCCGTATTTCGAGATGTCCTGAAAGCTATAGAGGTGATATTTATTACTATAACATTTCTTCTATGTACTGCGCAAGTGGTCTCGTCTCCACAGTACCCTATATGGATGTCTGTATTGCAACAAAGGCTGATATAAATGATCTTAATTATAGACCCAACTCCGTGATCCACTGAGcactttacatctttttttttttttttttttttttttttttagtgtgaaaTTAAGTTTGACTACTAGAAGTAGGATTTAATTAACAGCTTTAGCTTTCTATGCACTTCCAGTACTGTTAAACCCTCAGGTTTCCGACTTTTGCAAGCCTGGTgttaggatttaaaaaaaaaaatttaaaaaattataaatttcAAAAAGTAAGTAATTACATAATTTTTTTGGGATTAGTTCCAATTTAAAGCTGAAGCAAACCAATTTTACATGGAAGTGTGTTTATATTGCATCTAAATGTATTCAGATTTATTTTGCAGTTCTTGGCCCATTAATGTTATTGTGATTAAGTATTCTACTCATCCAAGGTGTACACACCTTTTTGCAACACTTGATGCACATTGCAAGAAGGTAGTAATGCAATCTTGATTAACAAGATTTAAGTTTTACTTTTTGTTGACTTTGTGCATTCTTAAATATTTTATACTGTACAATCATCCAGTAAAcaattgttttcattttccaGGAAGGGGACTTTCAGCCAGAAACGATCAGATTTGGAAGGGAACGCATGCATATAGACAGCTGGGTTAAGCGGCTTACATATGGTACCTTTAAGGAACTCTTTGGATCTGGGATGCAGTATCACCTTCTGGTAAGAACTCGTTTATATATCCTTATCTTCACCTCTGTTGAAACTGTTGGCAGTACTGTAGAAGCACAACTTCCCAGGGTTATTTTGCTAAATTAACACGCTAACCTTAAtttttggagccaaaataattAACTTAATGAAGTTGGGAACTGATTGTAGACAGGGTTGCCCTTTGCCCTGTATGGCTTCCTTACTTTGCCATAATCCCCCCCCAACCCTGACCATTTTGTGACTATTCAGCTTTTTGGCCTGCCTCCTTACCACAGAAGCGgataaaacatatgaaaaaacagCTTGTAGGTGGTTGTAAATCATTTATGTTGGTATACTGGTTTCAGCAGCAATTCCATTTGCAACTTACCTTAAAACCATTAAACATTGACTTGTTGGAAAACCACTTAGAATTGTGTTATTGAAGACTTAGAGAATGGTTATGGTGTCCCGCTCTATACAATAAACTGCTTAGTCACAAAGAGGTTAGAGTTCACATAAATACATTGTCTTGTAAAGTTTACGCTGATTACTTTTCCTCCAGACAAATGTGTTTCTGAGAAGTATATTTGAACTTGGCCCACCAATGCTGCTGGATACTGCCACTATAAAAGCAATGAAAGTGTCCCGTGAGGAAAGGGTAAGTTTGTATCAGTAAGCAGTTGTATGTTTTAAAATAACTATTCCTGTTTTTCTGTACAAATTTAACTTGCTTATCCTAGTCAGTAGAGGGGGAAACATgttaaaatacaattaaatatttgaaattttaGTGCTTGTACAAGAATATGGTAAGCTCATGTTCAATGCAGAAGTGTACTTTAATCAGACATCATGAAATAAGTTTTATCCTCAAATATGTTGTCTTCTGGCCTTCACAGTAATTTTCCTTTGCACCTTTGAAAACAGTCATTATTTACTGAAAATATTACCAGTCTTGGATCATAAGTACATTAGCCTGtgtttaatttaatattaattataCTTTTATAATTTCAGTGTATAATGCTTGTGCTGAAATTACTACTTTACTACTTTTTTGAGGTGTAAATAGTCAGGTGTATATAGTTGTACAGTCTACCTCTTTAAAGTTACTTTTATACTCTGATATAATATTATTCTTATCCAAATTATATTGCTGCATTGAAGCATGGAGGTCATGTTTTagtctttttaaatatatgttcctAGTTTGAGCTGTAGCTTATAAAAAGCCACAGAGTAAAATGCATGTTTAaatatttcaagttatttttttacCATTGGCCAACTATACCAGTGTTTAAAAGGCTATATTTTCAGTAGGCTTGTTGCTTAGAACTTATCAGCAGAAGGGAAACATATATtgcaagttaacttttagtgttgACCTGATTTGCATGCATAACATGCTTCCTCCCCCTTCCTTTAGCACTTGAACAACTCTGCTGCATTCAAAGCACGAACAAAGGCAAGAAGCAAACTGCGTGACAAGAGAGTTGATGTTGGAGAGTTCCTCTAAATTAGTCAGTGGAGTCCCCAACTGCTGCAGAATTCTGATTACTTGGAAGTTTATTGGGTgacaataaaatgtatataatgttttGGGTGCTTTCAGTTGCTCATTAGTAGAAAATGTATAGTTGTGTAGGTTATGTTTATATGGTATCACAAGcataatcatttttaatatataacctTTGAGTTGTGTAGTGACTTATACTATTAAGTTTCATGCAAGCAAATATACTAGCACTACTAGTCTAACACAAGCATTACTTAAGATGCAGAATTAGTGTGTTTTTTCTCTTCTATGTAATAAAATTTGATGTACGAAAATGTTGACATATTTCTTGTTCTGTTGATGTTCATTGTCCGTCAATGTGCCTGTGTACTCTTCATTTTTCTCCTGTCAGTAGTGTTTAGTCACCACTTAAATTATGTagaacaattttattttatgcttgattattaaattctaataaaATACTGCCCTGCCAGTATTGTATTCTATTTGTAGATGGC contains:
- the ifrd1 gene encoding interferon-related developmental regulator 1, producing the protein MPKPKKRSNRAAGGQHKNVQAFSDDDSSIETMSHCSSFSDVASFAEDAGTEVDEYAAQEDFEYKLRGLIDLTMDKSAKTRQAALEGLKTGLSSKLLYDFIMERRMTLTDSIERCLKKGKSEEQQVAAALACLLCCQLGSGIESEEVFRTIAPVLKSIVCDRSASTQARQACATYLGLCCFVATDDIEDLYTTMECMENLFTKQYHSESGADNCSALHIQALQSWALLLTICHNSEVKKKLDIHLPKLPRLLSCGDVNMRIAAGETLALLFELAREADADFYFEDLEPLTQTLKSLATDCNKHRAKIDRRKQRSVFRDVLKAIEEGDFQPETIRFGRERMHIDSWVKRLTYGTFKELFGSGMQYHLLTNVFLRSIFELGPPMLLDTATIKAMKVSREERHLNNSAAFKARTKARSKLRDKRVDVGEFL
- the ifrd1 gene encoding interferon-related developmental regulator 1 isoform X2 → MPKPKKRSNRAAAGTEVDEYAAQEDFEYKLRGLIDLTMDKSAKTRQAALEGLKTGLSSKLLYDFIMERRMTLTDSIERCLKKGKSEEQQVAAALACLLCCQLGSGIESEEVFRTIAPVLKSIVCDRSASTQARQACATYLGLCCFVATDDIEDLYTTMECMENLFTKQYHSESGADNCSALHIQALQSWALLLTICHNSEVKKKLDIHLPKLPRLLSCGDVNMRIAAGETLALLFELAREADADFYFEDLEPLTQTLKSLATDCNKHRAKIDRRKQRSVFRDVLKAIEEGDFQPETIRFGRERMHIDSWVKRLTYGTFKELFGSGMQYHLLTNVFLRSIFELGPPMLLDTATIKAMKVSREERHLNNSAAFKARTKARSKLRDKRVDVGEFL
- the ifrd1 gene encoding interferon-related developmental regulator 1 isoform X3, encoding MPKPKKRSNRAAGTEVDEYAAQEDFEYKLRGLIDLTMDKSAKTRQAALEGLKTGLSSKLLYDFIMERRMTLTDSIERCLKKGKSEEQQVAAALACLLCCQLGSGIESEEVFRTIAPVLKSIVCDRSASTQARQACATYLGLCCFVATDDIEDLYTTMECMENLFTKQYHSESGADNCSALHIQALQSWALLLTICHNSEVKKKLDIHLPKLPRLLSCGDVNMRIAAGETLALLFELAREADADFYFEDLEPLTQTLKSLATDCNKHRAKIDRRKQRSVFRDVLKAIEEGDFQPETIRFGRERMHIDSWVKRLTYGTFKELFGSGMQYHLLTNVFLRSIFELGPPMLLDTATIKAMKVSREERHLNNSAAFKARTKARSKLRDKRVDVGEFL
- the ifrd1 gene encoding interferon-related developmental regulator 1 isoform X1, which produces MPKPKKRSNRAAGGQHKNVQAFSDDDSSIETMSHCSSFSDVASFAEDGTEVDEYAAQEDFEYKLRGLIDLTMDKSAKTRQAALEGLKTGLSSKLLYDFIMERRMTLTDSIERCLKKGKSEEQQVAAALACLLCCQLGSGIESEEVFRTIAPVLKSIVCDRSASTQARQACATYLGLCCFVATDDIEDLYTTMECMENLFTKQYHSESGADNCSALHIQALQSWALLLTICHNSEVKKKLDIHLPKLPRLLSCGDVNMRIAAGETLALLFELAREADADFYFEDLEPLTQTLKSLATDCNKHRAKIDRRKQRSVFRDVLKAIEEGDFQPETIRFGRERMHIDSWVKRLTYGTFKELFGSGMQYHLLTNVFLRSIFELGPPMLLDTATIKAMKVSREERHLNNSAAFKARTKARSKLRDKRVDVGEFL